A segment of the Candidatus Dormiibacterota bacterium genome:
GCACGACGGGTTTTCAGTATCTGGCCTACGGTCGGCTGCTTTGTTTCTAGGGGTTTCTCTTTACTCATAATAGGTAATTAATTAAAGGCCATTTAAGCGGCCATGTCGAGTGGTGGCTAATCCCGACAGCTAGTCTTGGTATTCTATCGGTTCTTCGCCCGGCTCATTCAGACTGCTTACCAAAACCTGTCGCGGCCTGGCACCATCGGCCGGGCCCACAATGCCCCGCTCCTCTAATATATCTAGCAAGCGAGCTGCTCGAGCGTATCCCACCCTCAGGCGCCGCTGCAGCAGCGAGGCCGAGGCCTTACCGGTGCGAATTACAGTTTCAGCCGCTTCTTCGAACAGATCATCTTCCGCGCCGCCAAGATCGCCCGAAGAAGAACGGCCTCCTATTGATACCGGTTGGGTTAACACCTCCTCATTATACTGAGGCTGTCGGGCGCTACGCAGATAGTCGGTAATAACCGAAACCTCTTTTTGGCTCATAAATACACCCTGAATCCGTTTTGGCTTAGGCGTATCCGGGCTCATAAACAGCATGTCTCCCTGACCTAGCAGCTTTTCGGCCCCGCCCATATCGATGATAGTGCGCGAATCGACCTGACTGGCCACCCGAAAGGCTATTCTAGAAGGTACATTGGCCTTAATAAGCCCGGTAATCACATTTACACTTGGACGCTGGGTAGCTAGTATCAGGTGGATACCGGCGGCCCGGGCTAGTTGTGCCAGCCTTACTACCAAAGCCTCCACATCGCCGGCGGCCATCATCATAAGGTCGGCCATTTCATCTATGACGATTACGATATAGGGCATGCTCTCGTCTTGCTTTGAAGAATTGTATTCATAAATATTACGCTTACCAACTTCGGAAAACAGGCGCAGGCGGCGCTCCATCTCTGCCACTGCCCACTTAAGAGCCGAGATGCATTTCTGTGGCTCTACAATCACAGGAGTTAGCAAATGCGGGATGTCATTATATAGACTTAGCTCTACCCGCTTAGGGTCGATTAAAATCAACTTGAGCTGGGCCGGTGAATTGCGATAAAGCAGGCTGGCTAGGATCGAATTGATCATAATCGACTTACCGGAGCCAGTAGCACCGGCCACCAGCATATGGGGCATATTAATAAGGTCCGCAAAAGCCGGCCTGCCCGAAACATCTTGGCCCAATGCAATCGAGAGCGGCGATTTAACTCCCTTCATCTCGCTACCAGTTAAAATCTGCTTCATTCTAACTATGGCCAGTTTCTTATTCGGCATTTCTACACCCACAGCGCTTTTGCCCGGAATAGGCGCCTCCACCCGAATGGCTGGGGCGGCCAGCGCTAGTGCCAAGTTATGCTCCAGACCGGTAATTTTAGTCAATTTTACGCCGCTGGATGGCTTTAGAGTATATTGCGTAACGGTCGGGCCAATATTCACCTCACCCATCGCCACCTCGATACCAAAGCTAGAAAGAGTGCTTTGTATGATTCCGGCGTTTTCTTTCACATTGCCGGCATCGGCCTTGCTGCTGGAGTCTTCTAGAAGATCGATCGAAGGCGGCACCCAATCGGGGTCGGCTACCGAGGTCAGAGCTACTTCTGGCTCCTTTTTAGATTTTCCCGAGCCGACGTTGAGAGCGCCCTTTATCTCCAGTGCGGCAGTTCCTGCAGCTTCATTAATCTTAATATCTTCTTTCGGCCCTCTTTTGAATAAGGCCGCAAGTCTGGCAATAATTTCACTAATACGAGTGTTGGAGGCAATGATAATACAGATAAGCAGCATCGCTGTAAGCACAATGGCTGACGCCGCGACATTCAGTACCGTCAGCAGAATAGTGGAGAAAGCGAAGCCGAATATGCCGCCGCCATGGCCGTCTTTGGCCAATTGCAAGCTCTCACTCTGATCGATACCAATATGCAGCAGCCCGGCCAGAACGAACACGAAACCGGTAAAGCCGATGTAG
Coding sequences within it:
- a CDS encoding DNA translocase FtsK 4TM domain-containing protein, which translates into the protein MARRKKSVPLLRFKPNLDATVVQEIVAVLLVAFALLLLFAVFNFGGALPSNLLKGLRLFVGYTAFLLPLITLLLAFMMFQPKKYEVGANNYIGFTGFVFVLAGLLHIGIDQSESLQLAKDGHGGGIFGFAFSTILLTVLNVAASAIVLTAMLLICIIIASNTRISEIIARLAALFKRGPKEDIKINEAAGTAALEIKGALNVGSGKSKKEPEVALTSVADPDWVPPSIDLLEDSSSKADAGNVKENAGIIQSTLSSFGIEVAMGEVNIGPTVTQYTLKPSSGVKLTKITGLEHNLALALAAPAIRVEAPIPGKSAVGVEMPNKKLAIVRMKQILTGSEMKGVKSPLSIALGQDVSGRPAFADLINMPHMLVAGATGSGKSIMINSILASLLYRNSPAQLKLILIDPKRVELSLYNDIPHLLTPVIVEPQKCISALKWAVAEMERRLRLFSEVGKRNIYEYNSSKQDESMPYIVIVIDEMADLMMMAAGDVEALVVRLAQLARAAGIHLILATQRPSVNVITGLIKANVPSRIAFRVASQVDSRTIIDMGGAEKLLGQGDMLFMSPDTPKPKRIQGVFMSQKEVSVITDYLRSARQPQYNEEVLTQPVSIGGRSSSGDLGGAEDDLFEEAAETVIRTGKASASLLQRRLRVGYARAARLLDILEERGIVGPADGARPRQVLVSSLNEPGEEPIEYQD